The proteins below come from a single Pseudomonas chlororaphis genomic window:
- a CDS encoding nuclease — MTASSLDDPFYYLNNFQQVLGWLTQRYADVLSFEEQRFVDDFAAMPRASQGLLVRMVMRKGVRFRHSKLNYPEIGEIGLAVQPLLALGWVEDQAELEVAELFDVLLKAEILQCLGHLIEQPKAKKAEWLLAVAERADPPQAFHAWCPQLDDRLYSLTIMPLCDRLRLMFFGNLYQDWSEFVLADLGIFTYESVEFSTESRGLRNRQDVDACVFLHECQQRFEAGEPLEAIVAQVNALTLDNPWLERRRGKLLYQLGEQGERMGDFTLALCIYRECTYPGARLRMIRVLERIGEYALALQLGESAAQAPQSAAETQALLRIVPRLRRKLGGPPVPRALAREVQRLELQLPRVDPTLSVEYHVQAHLHDDAAPVHYVENSLINSLFGLLCWPAIFAPLPGAFFHPFQRGPVDLLNEDFHARRADLFAACFAELDDGRYRHTILRRFAEKWGVQSPFVFWGALSETLLEQALDCLPAEHLKHWFSRLLLDIKANRAGMPDLIQFWLQHKTYRMIEVKGPGDRLQDNQLRWLEFCHEHRMPVAVCYVQWLPEGAEQGA; from the coding sequence TGAACAACTTTCAGCAAGTGCTGGGCTGGCTGACGCAGCGGTATGCCGACGTGCTCAGCTTCGAAGAGCAGCGCTTCGTCGACGATTTTGCCGCAATGCCCCGGGCGTCCCAAGGCTTGCTGGTGCGGATGGTCATGCGCAAGGGGGTGCGGTTTCGCCACAGCAAGCTCAACTACCCGGAAATCGGTGAGATTGGCCTGGCGGTGCAACCGTTGCTGGCCTTGGGTTGGGTCGAGGACCAGGCCGAGTTGGAGGTTGCCGAGTTGTTCGACGTGCTGCTGAAGGCAGAGATCCTGCAGTGCCTCGGGCACCTGATCGAACAACCCAAGGCGAAGAAGGCTGAATGGCTCCTGGCCGTCGCCGAGCGAGCCGACCCGCCGCAGGCGTTCCACGCCTGGTGTCCGCAGCTTGACGATCGGCTCTACAGCCTGACGATCATGCCGCTGTGTGACCGCTTGCGGCTGATGTTCTTCGGCAACCTCTACCAGGACTGGTCGGAGTTCGTCCTGGCGGACCTGGGCATCTTCACCTATGAAAGCGTCGAATTCAGCACCGAGTCCCGCGGACTGCGCAACCGCCAGGACGTCGACGCCTGTGTGTTCCTCCATGAATGCCAGCAACGCTTCGAAGCCGGCGAGCCGCTGGAAGCGATCGTCGCCCAGGTCAATGCCCTGACCTTGGACAATCCGTGGCTGGAGCGCCGGCGCGGTAAGTTGCTGTACCAGCTCGGCGAGCAGGGCGAACGCATGGGCGATTTTACCTTGGCCTTGTGTATCTACCGTGAATGTACCTACCCCGGCGCACGGTTGCGGATGATCCGGGTGCTGGAGCGCATCGGCGAATATGCCCTGGCCCTGCAACTGGGCGAGTCGGCGGCACAGGCGCCGCAAAGCGCCGCCGAAACCCAGGCCCTGCTCAGGATCGTGCCGCGGCTGCGCCGCAAGCTTGGCGGGCCGCCGGTGCCGCGCGCCCTGGCCCGTGAAGTGCAGCGGCTGGAGTTGCAACTGCCCAGGGTCGATCCGACCCTGTCGGTGGAGTATCACGTCCAGGCTCACCTGCACGATGACGCCGCCCCGGTGCATTACGTCGAGAACAGCCTGATCAACTCGCTGTTCGGCCTGCTGTGCTGGCCGGCGATTTTCGCGCCGCTGCCGGGGGCATTTTTCCACCCGTTCCAGCGTGGGCCGGTGGACCTGCTCAATGAAGACTTCCATGCCCGTCGGGCCGACTTGTTCGCGGCGTGTTTTGCCGAGCTGGACGATGGCCGCTATCGGCACACCATCCTGCGTCGTTTTGCCGAGAAGTGGGGCGTGCAGTCGCCGTTCGTGTTCTGGGGCGCATTGTCCGAGACATTGCTGGAACAGGCCCTCGACTGCTTGCCGGCCGAGCACCTCAAGCACTGGTTCAGCCGGTTGCTGCTGGACATCAAGGCCAACCGCGCCGGCATGCCGGACCTGATCCAGTTCTGGCTGCAGCACAAGACCTACCGCATGATCGAGGTCAAAGGGCCGGGCGATCGGCTGCAAGACAATCAATTGCGCTGGCTGGAGTTCTGCCATGAGCACCGCATGCCCGTCGCAGTGTGCTACGTGCAGTGGCTGCCAGAAGGTGCGGAGCAGGGCGCATGA